One window from the genome of Carnobacteriaceae bacterium zg-84 encodes:
- the rfbC gene encoding dTDP-4-dehydrorhamnose 3,5-epimerase has translation MKVTTTKLQDVKIIEPAVFGDHRGFFTESFSEKDFKAAGINTDFVQDNHSLSAQAGVLRGLHFQKGEAAQAKLVRVVTGAVLDVIVDIRKGSPTYGQWEGYILSEHNHRQLYVPRGFAHGFVTLTPNVNFLYKCDNYYDAQADAGIAFDDPDLAIDWPVNIEKAILSEKDKKHPTLKEFETENPFVYG, from the coding sequence ATGAAAGTAACGACAACAAAATTACAAGATGTCAAAATTATTGAGCCAGCTGTTTTTGGAGATCATCGTGGATTTTTTACAGAAAGTTTTTCAGAAAAAGATTTTAAAGCAGCGGGTATCAATACGGATTTTGTGCAAGACAATCATTCTTTATCCGCACAAGCAGGTGTTTTAAGAGGATTGCATTTTCAAAAAGGAGAGGCAGCTCAAGCAAAATTAGTTCGTGTGGTAACAGGAGCTGTATTAGATGTTATTGTTGATATTCGGAAAGGAAGTCCTACTTATGGGCAGTGGGAAGGATATATTTTGTCCGAACATAATCATCGTCAATTATACGTGCCAAGAGGATTTGCACATGGTTTTGTCACATTAACACCAAATGTAAATTTCTTGTATAAATGCGATAATTATTATGATGCACAAGCTGATGCAGGTATTGCGTTTGATGATCCTGATTTAGCGATTGATTGGCCAGTAAATATTGAAAAAGCTATTTTATCTGAAAAAGATAAAAAGCACCCAACTTTAAAAGAATTTGAAACAGAAAATCCATTTGTATATGGATAA